Sequence from the Bacteroidota bacterium genome:
CAAGTTTTTATTTCCTGTAAGCCAGATACCAACTTACAAAAGATCGCATTCCATGCGACAAATCAGTTGTCGGTTTAAATGATGCTGCAGTACTAAGTCTGTTAGTATCCGCGTATGTCTGATACACGTCCCCTGCTTGCATTGGCAAGTAGTTTTTCTGGGCGGTCACACCGGCGGCTTGTTCGATCGCTGCGATAAAGTCTTCAAGCGCAACGGGTTGATTATTGCCGAT
This genomic interval carries:
- a CDS encoding protein CapI translates to IGNNQPVALEDFIAAIEQAAGVTAQKNYLPMQAGDVYQTYADTNRLSTAASFKPTTDLSHGMRSFVSWYLAYRK